A single window of Drosophila suzukii chromosome 3, CBGP_Dsuzu_IsoJpt1.0, whole genome shotgun sequence DNA harbors:
- the LOC108008011 gene encoding endoplasmic reticulum aminopeptidase 2 isoform X2 yields MLCCGFCCGNMSKRDYKVATTDGIELEPLGGEKCEKDKDKDKEKQTNGVTFGGESSGGRQTRTGVAVCSQRRALLVAGIVLGSLLLTAIIIAYAGPQNENNTQPFNPIATNGEPFPWLEKMLPTSARPLRYMVTIHPNLTTLDVKGQVTIDLHVEKETNFIVLHIQDLNVTEKAIVTPGPKGYALKIVKVLEFPPRQQLYIEVKEKLKKKSNYTLNLRWYSKLNPEPEGFYVDQYESSNGVERLLAATVFRPNGARRAFPCFDEPHVRAPFRISVFRDRFHIGLSNSIVHTTEDVGFYMGTGLLRDDFIETPPLPADAVAWVVSDFQRESLQPSAAYIPTTPAPLGSGVGGKKSSQLNNYTQLKGKNPPVRNITALTHSLNVNLTPRQNLTVVQPTTTTAWPVNMNGNGKPSNLTALSQSTGSSIKRAPSYTFYAPRDLLIRSSFILHTSRDVLEYLQTWLDISYPLTKVDFVALPSLDRNMISSLGLVTLKTSFLTDPNSITSEQYQFSALRIAEAMVRQFFGGITSRKVLKDVWLWEGLIQYLGIHALAPLQESWPLREMYLLKMATAALDIDAIQGWDSIMNGTSHDGNNEEFFVQKTAAIFSMLHTAIGEDRFRGCLGSFLKVNRFRTAEPTDLWTICTKKANGSKNIKDMMTLWTHQPGFPLLTVTKMGNSISISQRPFRPAEFLAIHDDSYDGNNYNKTALNATDMPSTVPPTTQGSKHKAVPHMKWIFPVTYVTDINNVSETLWMQNVDVTFNVPENVKWIKVNAIQNGYYRVAYNDDNWASLIEELATNPKRFTSEDRLGLLSDAFTLCHANLLPCEITMNMIQYLPSETHYGPMALALRHLEKWRRILKYSECFLMLSEFIKMKISTVMEKVGWSDDGDVATRLLRPEVLLASVLWEDIDSITKAKNMLNQYLYYNGSAIQPNLREVVYTGSILSGEYIYWQHCWERFVNLQRTSETFVERMQLLRALGRTKDAWLQNRLLSHVTMLPTEEVVQVLKAIAGTPTGGAMACRFLQAKWFELEKRLGPGTISFAKVISSITQYGATKFDYDELKSLVHRFGRGHGMSVLNMTLSSVASNVEWVARSQTSLYKWVEGNLHSHR; encoded by the exons GTGGCGAATCGAGCGGCGGACGGCAGACGCGCACCGGAGTGGCCGTCTGCTCACAGCGCCGGGCTCTCCTTGTGGCCGGAATCGTGCTCGGCTCGCTGCTGCTGACGGCCATCATCATCGCCTACGCCGGACCACAGAACG AGAACAACACCCAGCCCTTCAACCCGATTGCCACCAACGGGGAGCCATTTCCCTGGCTGGAGAAGATGCTGCCCACCAGTGCGAGACCCCTGCGCTACATGGTTACCATCCATCCCAACCTGACGACACTGGATGTAAAGG GCCAAGTCACCATCGATTTGCACGTGGAGAAGGAGACCAACTTCATTGTGCTGCACATCCAGGACCTCAACGTCACCGAGAAG GCCATCGTAACCCCGGGGCCCAAGGGATACGCCCTCAAGATTGTCAAGGTGCTGGAGTTCCCGCCCCGCCAGCAGCTCTACATTGAGGTAAAGGAGAAGCTCAAGAAGAAGTCCAATTACACCCTCAACCTGCGCTGGTACTCCAAGCTCAATCCGGAGCCCGAGGGCTTCTATGTGGACCAGTACGAGAGCTCCAATGGCGTGGAGAG ATTACTAGCTGCCACAGTTTTCCGGCCGAATGGCGCAAGACGAGCGTTTCCCTGCTTCGATGAGCCGCACGTTCGGGCGCCATTCCGCATCTCCGTGTTCCGGGATCGCTTCCACATCGGCCTATCCAACTCCATAGTGCACACCACCGAGGATGTGGGCTTCTACATGGGCACGGGATTG CTCCGCGATGACTTCATAGAGACGCCTCCACTGCCTGCCGATGCGGTGGCCTGGGTGGTGAGCGACTTCCAGCGTGAATCCCTGCAGCCCTCAGCGGCATATATCCCCACGACACCAGCTCCACTGGGATCCGGAGTGGGTGGCAAAAAGTCCTCCCAGCTAAATAATTACACCCAACTTAAGGGGAAAAACCCGCCGGTACGAAACATCACTGCCCTGACTCATTCCTTGAATGTCAACCTCACGCCGCGCCAGAACCTGACTGTTGTCCAACCCACGACGACGACCGCCTGGCCAGTGAATATGAATGGGAATGGAAAGCCATCGAATCTTACAGCACTTTCTCAATCCACGGGATCGTCGATAAAGAGAGCACCCTCGTACACCTTCTATGCCCCCAGGGATCTGCTAATTCGCTCTTCCTTTATCCTGCACACATCGCGGGATGTTCTGGAGTATCTGCAGACCTGGTTGGATATCAGCTATCCACTCACGAAAGTGGACTTTGTAGCCTTGCCTTCACTGGATCGTAATATGATCTCCTCGCTGGGATTGGTCACCTTGAAAACATCTTTCCTGACGGATCCGAATTCTATAACCTCTGAACAATATCAGTTTAGTGCTTTGCGGATTGCCGAGGCGATGGTCAGGCAGTTCTTTGGAGGCATCACTTCCCGCAAGGTTCTCAAGGATGTGTGGCTGTGGGAGGGATTGATCCAGTACTTAGGCATCCATGCCCTGGCTCCTTTGCAGGAGAGTTGGCCCCTGAGGGAGATGTACCTGTTGAAGATGGCCACAGCGGCGTTGGACATTGATGCCATCCAGGGATGGGATAGCATAATGAATGGTACCAGTCACGATGGCAACAATGAGGAGTTCTTTGTCCAGAAGACAGCAGCCATATTTTCCATGTTGCACACGGCCATCGGTGAGGATCGGTTCAGGGGCTGCCTTGGTTCGTTCCTCAAGGTGAATCGATTCAGGACCGCCGAGCCAACAGATCTGTGGACCATTTGCACGAAGAAGGCCAATGGCTCGAAGAATATCAAGGACATGATGACTCTGTGGACGCACCAGCCTGGTTTCCCCCTTCTTACGGTCACCAAAATGGGAAATAGCATCTCCATCTCGCAAAGGCCTTTCCGACCAGCCGAATTTCTGGCCATCCATGATGACTCGTACGATGGGAATAACTACAATAAGACGGCACTGAATGCCACGGATATGCCGAGTACAGTGCCACCCACAACGCAGGGTAGCAAACACAAGGCAGTCCCTCACATGAAGTGGATCTTCCCGGTCACCTATGTTACAGATATCAACAACGTCAGTGAAACCCTCTGGATGCAGAACGTAGATG TAACCTTTAATGTTCCGGAGAATGTCAAATGGATCAAAGTAAATGCCATTCAAAACGGTTACTATCGAGTGGCTTACAACGACGACAATTGGGCAAGTCTCATCGAAGAGTTGGCCACCAATCCTAAGCGCTTCACCAGTGAG GATCGCTTGGGTCTTTTGTCCGATGCCTTTACTCTTTGTCATGCGAATCTACTGCCCTGCGAGATCACCATGAACATGATCCAATATCTGCCCAGTGAGACTCACTATGGACCTATGGCTCTGGCATTAAGGCATTTGGAGAAGTGGAGACGCATCCTTAAGTACTCGGAGTGCTTCCTTATGCTCAGCGAGTTTATCAAAATGAAGATCTCCACGGTAATGGAAAAGGTTGGCTGGTCGGATGACGGTGATGTGGCCACCAG ATTGCTGCGTCCCGAGGTGCTTCTGGCATCGGTTCTATGGGAGGATATCGATAGCATAACCAAGGCAAAGAACATGCTAAATCAGTATCTATACTACAATGGTTCCGCCATTCAACCAAATCTTAGAGAG GTGGTTTATACCGGCTCCATCCTGTCCGGGGAGTACATTTACTGGCAGCACTGCTGGGAGCGATTCGTCAACCTGCAGCGCACCTCGGAGACATTTGTGGAGCGGATGCAGTTGCTCCGAGCCCTGGGAAGAACCAAGGACGCCTGGCTTCAGAATCGCCTGCTTTCGCACGTGACAATGCTGCCCACCGAGGAGGTGGTGCAGGTGCTCAAGGCCATTGCCGGCACGCCGACAGGTGGAGCCATGGCCTGTCGCTTCCTGCAGGCCAAATGGTTCGAGCTGGAGAAGCGTCTTGGCCCTGGAACGATCAGTTTCGCCAAGGTCATATCGTCCATCACCCAGTATGGGGCCACCAAGTTCGACTACGATGAG cTCAAATCTCTGGTTCATCGCTTCGGTCGAGGTCACGGGATGTCGGTGCTGAACATGACCTTGAGCAGCGTGGCCTCCAACGTGGAGTGGGTGGCCCGGTCGCAGACATCGCTCTACAAGTGGGTGGAGGGCAACCTGCACTCGCATCGATAG